aatcccactgctgggcatacacactgagaaaaccagaagggaaagagacacgagtaccccaatgttcatcgcagcactgtttataatagccaggacatggaagcaacctagatgtccatcagcagatgaatggataagaaagctgtggtacatatacacaatggagtattattcagccattaaaaagaatacatttgaatcagttctaatgaggtggatgaaactggagcctattatacagagtgaagtaagccagaaagaaaaacaccaatacagtatactaacgcatatatatggaatttagaaagatggtaacaataaccctgtgtacgagacagcaaaagagacactgatgtatagaacagtcttatggactctgtgggagagggagagggtgggaagatttgggagaatggcattgaaacatgtaaatatcatgtatgaaatgagttgccagtccaggttcgatgcacgatactggatgcttggggctggtgcactgggacgacccagagggatggaatggggagggaggagggaggagggttcaggatggggaacacatgtatacctgtggcggattcattttgatatttggcaaatctaatacagttatgtaaagtttaaaaataaaataaaattaaaaaaaaaaataaaaaaataaaaaataaaaaaaaaataaaaaaaaaaaaataaaataaaaaaagagcaaaggGCATGGGTTTGGGGGCTgatcaaagccaggctttcatATTTACAAGCCCAGTGACCGGAAGACAAGTTTGGGAACCTCTCAGACTCAGTTTACTGATCTGTCCAATGGGAATAACAGGGCTTCCTTCATTAAACTGTTGTGAGGATTCAGCGGGGTTCCATGGGAAAAGGACCTGACACACAGCAGTTGCTGAACAAATCTTAGTTCCCacccttttctcatttctcaagGAAACAAAGAGGTTCTGGGGGCCTGCTTGGGGTCTCTTTCTTCTGCAGCATCTTGgcgaggaggaaggaggaagggccAGAGGAGCGGGCGTAGAGACAGCCCTGTGTTTAGGGGCACAAAACCGCACTGAGAGCTCCAGATTGAGCTACTGTATGGAGTAATTATGGCTGCTATTTTTGCACATTTGTTTAATAACGTCAATTTGGCGACAGCCTGGTATTATAACATCCCCTCCCACATAGAGGTGGCGTTAGCTCCCTATTCACCAGAATCCATTTGCATTTTTCCTGTGGGGTTCGGGGTTGGGGAGCTGGTGACTCACAGCCAGAGGGACCTCCAGGAAAGGCCCCTCTCCACGAGGGGGTGGGAgcggggggtgggcggggggccTGACAACATCCTATGACATGAGAACTTGATGCCTGCCTACCTCCTTGCTCTGGGTGTCTCCTAAAGCTGACAAACAGGTGGCCATTCCTGAGCCCTTTAACCAGGGCAGGCTTCTTAGAGGGAACTGGAGATGTGGTTGTTGAAAGCCCTTGGAGCTGGCTGGGTGGTCAGAACACACCTGCCGATGCagcagacacgggttcgatccctggctcaggaagatcccctggaggaggaaatggcaaccactccagggTTCTAGTCTGAAGaatccgatggatggaggagcctggagggctaccatctatgaggtcacaaagggtcggacacgactgagcgacgaaaCAACAGCAGCAGCGCAGAGGGCGCTCAGGGCCAGGAAGCAGCACAGGGCCGACGCGCACGGCTGGGCGTCCCGACACGGGCGAAGGCGGCTGCTGGGGGCGGCTTGGCAAGTATTGCTGGTGGATCTTACTGCCGGAAGTGTCTTGTCCATCCACTGGGCACCCGGCATGTCATACAACGGGGCACAGGCGGCTGCAGGGTGGCGACTGACGTGGGGAAGCCAGCGCACGGGGGATGGCCGTTTCTCTGGATGGCCGGCGCCCAGCTCATCTCTGGGGAAGCGGTGACGTTAGGACATCAGCATTTTGCCACCGTCCTAGTGGTAACGGACCTGCCATGACAGCCATCAACGCTAACTTCAAAAGAAGGACAGCTGGGTTTTCACACCTCctgtgtgcgctaagtcacttcagttgtgtccgcctctctgccaccctgtggactgtagcccgccaggctcctctgtccatgggattctccaggcaagaataccggaatgggttgctatgccctcctccaggggatcttcctgatccagggatcaaacccaggtctcccgcactgcaggcaggtttGTTACCACCGGtgcgacctgggaagccccttcacgCCTCCTGGAGGAGAGTTACTGGATCTGCATCCCGTCAGACCTCAGGCTCCACCTGCCAATCTACAGGAAGTACTGATAGAAGAGACAGAAGCAGTCTCCATGGCGTCTTTAGGGCCCACTGGGGCGGAATGTGGAGTGTCTTCCCGGGGGCAGGTTGGAAGGAAGTCCTTGAGAGCTCAGGGAGAGGGGACAGGGTGGGGGACGGTGGAAGGATCGTGAGCTCTGGGGCGCCCCCGCCTGGGGAGGAAATGAGCCAGGGAATACCGGAAGACAGCACCCTGGCCGCCTGGAGCCTGAGGACCTGGAACCTCCCCTGCATGGGGTGGGGACTTGCAGCCACCTGGCAGCCTCTGCACCCCCGCCCACTGGATTTCCGAGCTGCCCGGGGGCACCCCAGCTGAGTTGGGGCTCAAAGTTCGATTTAATTTGACTTAGACAAACCCAGGTGACGCTTGTCGCACTGGCGGGGTGGTGACGGGAGATCACCCACACTCCGCTTTTCTGCTTTGCACCTCGTGTGGCTGCCAGGCGGACGACGGCTCACACACACGGTGCTTCCAGAGATGTGCTGAACAAAGAAATGCATGTTTAAATGGTTTACACGGACAAGATAGACTCCATAGTACTTTCATGCGCATTCTCTTATATCGGAAACGCAGTGGGAGGTTGGTGTGTGAATGTGGGTGGATTTAAGATAAAAACTGACCCAAGTCCAGTCTGCTGAGAAGACTGAGCTATGAAGTCTCCTTGTTGCCTCATCAGAAACCTCCAAGCCCTCGAGCCTTGTTCTTACAAGTGCTGAGCATGGGATTAATTATTCAAAGACCAGTGGTGAAGATCAGTTTAAACTCTGCACTAGGAGCCCTGAGATAGCAAGGTCATTTCTGAGCATCCATTGGAACTTCTTGGGGCCAGGAGCCCATCCTGGGGTGGACAGCAGTGTGGTGAGCACACAGCCTCGCCCCTATAATGCTGGGCTCTGCTGTCCTTTTTCTCAAGGGCAGGCTCTTGCTGCAGCTTGGTGAACACCAGCTCATCAGGAAAGGGCCAGGGAGCAGAGGCTGGGCCTGAGGCCATGGACTCAGCTTCTTGCCCAAAGCACAGCCTACCTGCTGCTCCAGAGGGACAGGCTGGGGCCACAGAGGCTTGGAGCCCAGCCCCAGCCTGCAGGAAGCCTGGGTGGGGCCCCAGAGTCCTCAGCCTGTCATGGGAACCAGCTGTGCCTTGTCTGCTGATCCAAGGCAGAGGCTGAAATTCCACACTCTTTGGGGGCACTGTCTTGCGTTCcccaggcaggaggtgggggctggggaacaATATTGGAATCATGTGGGCTTGGTTGGGTTTTGCCTCTAACTCCCTCAGCCTTTAGAGTCAAGGATGGAGCTTGGGGGCAGAGCATGAGGACAATTTTATACGATGCTGTCTTTGTACGAATGAAACAACTGAGGTCCCCAGGCTGACACAGGGGGTGGAGCAGTGTCTGGACGGTGGGCCTGCGGCTGCCCTGGAAGTAGCAGCGCAAACGCTGCCCAGGCAGAAGGGACAGGGGATCAGGCAGAGCCAGGCAGGAGAAGCCCAGGTGGGCCCTGGGTAGAGAGGCCCGCCCAAGGTCGCAGAGCAGAAGTCAAGGACCCAGGGCAGGGCGGGGGGGTGGTGTGCAGGGCTCCAGAGACCGTGTCTGCCAGGAGGGAGCGGCTGCAGCCAGGCCACAGCTCACCACCCGTGACCCCGGGGGAGTGGGGGGCGGCCAGAGGCAGCCCCCAGGCTGAGCGCACGCCCCAGGTCCTGGCCTGTCTATACCGAACACAGGCGCACTCAGAAGCACCCGCTTGTTCACCCACGTCTGTGCCCACGCTCCACCTGGTGCTTGGGTTCCAGGTGTCACACTGtcacttccctagtggctcagtcagtaaagagtctgcccataGGGcaggaaactgcctgcaatgaaggagacaggagatgcaggttcaatccctgggcctggaagatcccctggagcatgaaacggcaacccactccagtcttcttgcctggacaacccaATGGgctgaggagtctggcaggctgcagtccctggggtcgcagagtcagacacgactgagcccacaTGTATGCGCCTGTTGGCGGTATCTCTGGAGAACCCCAGCACACCGCTTTCATTTAGGAAGGAAACAGTTACTCAAACATGAAGGAGGGGGCTCCCTGACACGTGGTCCTCAGGACCCGACTGAGAAGCTGGTGTGGACTTGCCCCATTGTCCCCCCTCAACTCCGCGTGGTACTGATAACAGACCATTTCTCTGAAGGTCATCTCCGGGGCCTGTGAGGGGTACCACGTGCGGGGCGCTAGTGAGTTCCAGGTGAGAAGGAACAAAAGTCAGAACTTCCCCCACCCCTGACTGGTAAACCCGAGTGATTTTATTCCATAATGACTCAGACTTTGTTGTATTAGTCTCCCCCTCCCATATTTTGagtatgaaaaagtaaaaactcatatacctttttaaaataagtgcttGAGGAAACAAAAAGTCAGAAAGTGTGTTGGGGAAGGGCCCGTCATTTATGGTTTCTGAGCTGAGTTTATATACACTTTAATGTTTCACGAAAATCCTTTGATTCTGGAGGGGCTGCAAGGGTCCCCGTTCTGAGATTAATTTATAGACAGAAAAGAAAGTTTCACCCAGCCTGCAGGAGGGGAGACAAGGACCCAGAACCCGTGCTGAAGAGCCGCGGAAGTTGCATGTCCGGGGAGAGCGGCCTGCCGGAGCAGCGCAGCGGCCAGGCCGAGAGGCCCGTCCGAAAGAGCAGCCAGCGGCGTGCGCTCAGCAGCGGGTTTCTGCTTTTCCCACGTGCACAAAGGCAAGCCCGGCACGGCGACAGAGGAGTACTTTAGGGCAAGAAGGCTTGTCCAAGGAGCTCAGCACGCCGGCGAAGGCTAGAGTCCACGCGTCTAAGCGCCGTCAGCTTGGAAATACGACCGACCGTCTGCAAGCGCGCTGACCCAGCCCTCTGTGGCGGGCAGCACCCGGTTTCCGGGTAAACCGTGAACAGTAACGGAGGTTACAAGTCGCGGCCGGCCGACGACGTGGAAGGGGCTTTACAGCTGTGTCAGCGCGCCCGCGAGGGTGAGCAGTCCACACGCGGGGCCGCCGCAGAAGGCTGGACCCTTAAGAGCTGGGGTGCGGGTGGGAAACAGCTTAGGCCAGGTCCCTCGGAGCAGAAGGGGGTTTCCCAGGACCCCCTAGGAGGGTGCCAGGACTGGAACCGCGGCCCGCTTCTCTGGCTCCCCTCTCGTACCCCTGACACAATAGGCGGTCCAGCCTCCCTGCGACGGGCTGGGCGGTGCCCCTGCCCCAATCGGGGCTCCTTGCTGCCCTGCCCCCGGCCCCGCATCCGGCTCCTCGCCCCCCATCCCTGCCCGCTCCCCCCACCATCCCCCTGCCCGATCCTCGCCCCTCTTCCTGCTCCTGGCCCCACACTCTTGTGTTCAGGCCTTTGCCTCCGGGACTCAGAAGATGGCTACATTTGGAGACAATGCCTTTAACCAGCTGATTTAAGTTAAAATGAGCCATTAGGATGGGCTCTCGTCCAGTCTGATGGGTGTCCTCCTAAGAGGGGCTTGGACACCAGGGGACACCCAGGTGTGCAGGAAAAACACCACGTGAGGCTACGTGGAGAAGATGGCCATCGACAAGCCGTGGGAAACAGCCGCGAAAGAAATCAAGTCTGCTGGCACCTAGACCTctggcttctggcctccagaactgtgagaaaaccaATGTCTGCCGCTGAAGCCACCCAGCCCATGGCCGCCCAGCAAACAGATGCGTGGCCCTGCCCAAGGCCACCCAGGCTGCATGCGCAGCTTTCTGTAGTTCTTCCTGGAGCCCACATGCTGCCCATGGTGGCTTTTTGCACCAAGAACTGAACGCTGTCTTAAAGAGAGCACAAGAGAACAGCTGGAGTGACTGAAACACACGGTAGAGAGCCCATGTTGTCCGGCTGCTCGAAACCTCAAATCCAGAAGCTGGCCACACCGAGAAGACACGTGGCAATCCGAGGTTCCGTCCCGCAGGCACCTTTCCTGCATCCATCTGTGGACCACATGGAGGGGGCCTGCGCCTCCCCACTCCGGATTCCACCTGGGAAAGGGGCATCGCGCCGCCGCATCCTCTCCAGCTTCTGTCTGCCAACCCACGCCCATTCCCAGCCCGTTCCCAGCAGGCAGACACTGCCGTGTATGAGCGTTAAATCGGCCCTCCGGCCTTGACAGCGTCCTTGGGAGGACTATCGTGAGTCCAGCTTCTTTAGACTCCAGTGTCAGCAATCCAGCTCCAAACCCCAGGCGGCCTCTTGAAACTCGCCTTCTGCTTTGCTGGGACAGACGTCTGTCTACACGATTACACCAGAAATGTCACCCCTGTGAGCGAGGACAGTATCCCTGGGCCTGATATAGTGCTTGGCAATATTAACTCGGACCAGCCCCATCCCGAaattcccatcatcagagtcgcTTCTCTGGGTTAAGGCATCAAAGGCCCCCGTTAAACACGTTGCTGAGGGGCCGTACACACCAAGACATCACCAGCTGTtaatgtctctttgtgacctcatccGAGTGGTCCAGACTCCCTTAACCCCTCTGGGAGCGTTTGGGGCGGCTGAGTTCTggtgggagaagaggaaagagccCCCAGGCTGTGGGGTGCCAGGAGCTGGAGAGAGCACACAGGTGTGTCCTAGTGGAATGCAGGTGACCACTAGGGATAAAGGACTTTGCAAGGACTTGGCTGGACAGCTCTGAACCAGCCAGACCTCCGGATTGGTCACCTCTTGACCCACAGCCCGGATCATGAGGGAGGGCCAGGCCAGGCGGCAGGCTCATCAGACCAGCTGGGCCTCTGGAAAGAACCTGGCATCCCAGCACTGGCCTTGGTCTTGGCCGAGACGTAAGGTGGGGTGGGTGAAGATCCAGCGGTACCCACCTCTCTCCTGGGAGCAGAGGCCCGAGTGATTGGCTACACCACCCCCTCCAGACCAGTCAGCCCTCTCTCCCGCCCTCTCTCCCGCTCCTGACACTCGTGACCTGCGCAGGAGCTagtggggggtgtggggaggggacgGGTCGGGCGACAGCAGCTGGGTGTGGGGGTGCCGGGGCTCACGGGCCAACGAGGGCAGGGAAGGCTGTCCGGGCCGCGGTCCAGGGGAGGCCGCGGCTCAGCACGGGGAGGTGGACATCTGGTCGTAGTCCGGGCACTTGAGCAGTGCCGGGTAGCTGCTGTTCATCTGCAGGGAGGCGTCGCTGGAGAGGTCGGAGGGACTGCGGCCCCGGGCCCAGGCGTCCGGGTGCAGGAACTGGCCCGAGTAATCCGAGCAGTTGCTCAGACGCGGGCGGTAGAAGCCAGGGTGAGGCCGGTACAGGTCCTCGGCGGTATATCTCTTCATGAACAGGTACACGGACATCACCCCGGCGCTCTGTGGGAGGAGGCGGAGGGCGCTGGTGCTGGGGGCCTGGGCAGCGgccagaggggagggaaggggaggagagggagggggaaggggcggGGCAGAGGGGGTGGGGCGGAGTGGGGGATGGGcgcagggtggggagggcatgggggaggggaggaggggatggggatggggcggggggggggggcaggatgAAGGGCGGAGCCCGGcgggtctcctcctcctccccctaccagcagccccacccccatccagcCCCCGGGAAGGCTTTACCTCAGTTAACAGGAAGGAGATGGCTGCGAAGGCGAAGGACCAGCCGTACTTGTAGCTGAAGTAGGTCTCCGCGTCCCTGGTCCTGTTGAGCATCTCGTCGTTGATGCTGGAGATGTAGAGCACCAGGCCCACCACGAGGGAGAGGCCTGCGGGGGCGGGGGCTCAGGCAGGAGGCCCGGAGCTGCCCGGGGCACCCGCCTCCCCTCCGGGCTCCGGGAAAAGGCGGCGCCTGGGTGACCATGAGCTCACTCTGGGGTTCAAGGGGAGCAGGAGTCCACCCCCCAAGACCCTGCCTGGACCGTCACCCTCCAGACGGAGGCCGGCGTGCAGGTGGGGCTCCTGCTCTGCCAGGGCCTCCCAGGAGCCCACCCCGCCCCTCCTCTGAGTCATTGGCCGGGACAATGACTAGTGTCCTGAATCCCCCCAGGTCACCCTACGGTGACCTCAGGTGGTTTCTGCTGTACTCAGGGGTAACCTGTGCTCCCCGCCAGAGGTGGCAGGGCCTCCAGTCCCCAGATGGGTGGTCTCTGCAGCACACCCGCCCCTGGGTGTGGCCCGTGGGTGTGTCCTGAAGCGCTGGAGAGGCAGGGGTGGTGAAGACTGGCCAGCGGGATgtcagaggctgggggtgggggccggggCCCAACCCCTCCCCTCATGGAGCAAAGGACAGACTCAGCATCAGCCTGGTCAGTCCGTGACTGTAATCAGATCAGGACACAATTGATTACTCTGTTTTCAGCTGTTTGGGTTTCATTCCATTCACATGGTTAAGCTGGGCACCTTGAAGGTTAAAGGAATACAAGTGTGATTCAGGTCTTCCTCAGCACTTCACTCACACTGGATCAGGCCCAAGTGAACCCTAAGACGTAAGGTGGGGTGAGTAAGCAGCGTCTACTGCTGGCCTTAAGCACTTCACGTGGCCCGGGTCAGCCTGAGATCTCTGGCCCGCTGCTGCCCCTGAAACCTCAGGTGCCTTGAGGCTGCTGTAGGGCCTTGAGTCTTGTGAAGTTCATAGAGAAGTAGAAGGTACCTGAGTCTGTGAGGTCCAGCCCTTCTCAGGCAGGGTCCCTGTTCCCTGCCCGCTTGTCCACATCACCTGTTACGCTGCCTGTCTGTTGGTGGGGGGATCCAGCCCCAGGTCACGGCCTGATGATGCCGGGAATGGACGAGCTAGCACATGAATGACTGACGGACTGAATGATGGCTAGCGGACAGGTCCAAGCTGAGGGGGCCCGGGTAGCCCAGGGGAGGGGCGGGGTCTCTGGAGGACAGCTGAAGGCTGGGAGGTGAAGAGGCCATTATCCCAAAGGCAGACTGTGTTTCTTTCACGTAAGAACACAGGACACAGCCCTCCAAGAATAGGAACACTCGCGACCACTGCAGCTAAGAATCGGtggtggaagtgaaagtcgctcagtcgtgtccccactctttgcaaccccgtggactgcacagtccatggaattctccaggccagaagactggagtgggtagcctttcgcttctcagaggggtcttccccacccagggatcaaacccaggtctcccacattgaaggtggattctttaccagctgagccacaacggaagcccaagaagactggagtgggtagcctatcccttctccaggaagggatgtcctttctcttctatccattcccaactcaggaattgaactggggtcgtctgcactgcagatggattctttaccaactgagctatcagggaagcccaagaaatatagtgctaagtagtgtccgactcttgcaactccatgaactgtagcctgccaggctcctctgcccatgggattctccaggcaagagtactggagtgggttgccatttcctcctccagaagaagCTGCGGTGATGGTGTGGAATGAGGACCCTGGGTTCTCCTCCCAGCTGTGTCCCGGAAGCTGCCAGGTCACCCTCCTCCACGGGGGAGGGTCCGGTCTGGGGTCCTCAGACTCTCTTCCAGCTCAGACTCAATTCTGCCTGGGCCACTGATGCGCGGGTCCCTCGCGGCTGACCCACCTGTGGGACCAGGGCTTCCCGGGGCAGAGCGGTCACGACCAAGTGTCAGGAGTCCAGCGTGCCCGAGCGGAAACAGCACCACTCACCCgagaggataaagaagatgccTGAGACAAAGGCCAGGATGGTCCTGTGGGGACGGACGTGTCCGATGTTGCTCAGGATGAAGCCGATGAACATGAAGAAGAGGCTGACCAGGGGGAACGGGGTGGCCGAGCGAATCATTTCTGACCGAGGGGACGGAAGGGTGCTGTCAGCCTCCAGGGGCTCATTCTGCGATCACCCCGCCCCCCAATCTGAGCAGCCTGCCCGCGTCCGCCAGCTGGTCCCCAAGCCCCCGCCCTGCGCGAGTGGCCggcctccacctcctccttggTGGGCTCTCTCCCTCGGCCCTTCACCTGTGGGGTCTGTGCTAACCCGGGGATTAGCTTCAGAACTGCACCGCAGCTTCATCTGGGGTCCAAGCCGGCTCTGGTGAGGCCAAGGCCATGGCGTCAGTcttgctggggggtgggggtggggagagcttgGTTCAGTCCCATGGGGCTAACGGCGTGAATGTCTGTGCCccacaaagtgaaagtcgctcaattgtgtctgactcttttcgatcccatggattacacagtccatggaattctccaggccagaatactggaatgggtagcctttgccttctccagaaaatcttcccaaccccagcatcaaacccaggtctcctgcattgcaggcggattctttaccaactgagctatgagggaaagaaaatgaagtccctcagtcgtgtccgactgtgactccttggactgtagcctgccaggttcctccatctatgggatttcccagcaagaatattggagtgggttgccttttccttctccaggggatctttcctgacccaggggtcaaacctgggtctcctgcactgcaggcagattctttaccagctgaaccaccagggaagccccacaaaacTCGCATGTTACACCTAACACTCAAGGGATGGTATCTGGGGCTGGCCTCGGGAGGACTCACGTCATtggggtggggccctcatgaagGGGGTCAGTGCCCGTAAGAGAGAGACAGGTGAGCCCCTCGGCCGAGCCACCACGAGAAGACTCAGCAGGACGGCCTGGGCTACGCACTGGGGAGAGGGCCCTCACCAGGAGCTGATCAGGCCAGCACCTTGatccttttaaaaatcatcttttaactttaattttttggctgcaccatgcaacatgtggggtcttagttccgcAATCAGGGGTCacacctgtgccctctgcattggaagcatggagtcttaaccattggacctccacGAGAGTCCCTGGCGCCTTGGTCTTGGCCTTCTAATCCCCAGAGCTGAGAGGATCGCATTTTTGCTGTTTCTAAGCTGCCTGGTCTGTGGTTTGCTGGAGCCGCCCACGCAGAGGAGGATGCTGGGTGTGGACGCCCTCTCCCTTGGTCGGGTCACAGCAGCTGGCACTGCCAGCAACCTGACCCCCCGACAAACACTCTGCAGCGCAAGCTCGGCAACTCTGGTTGGCACGGCCAGCTGAGTCCCGGGGCGTTGGCTCTCGAGAAACAAGCCGCCTCTTCCCCCTGCCCCACTCTGCCCCGTGCAGCCCGTGGCCCGGGGTGGAAGGTCAGAGACACCTACTTAGTACGCTGACCGTGGACTCCGAGGTCAGCTGGGCGCTCGCGGGCATCACGTACTCGATAGTGAAGCAACGCCCCTGCTCCTCACCTGCAGGACAAGAGCCGCTTTTGCTCGGGGACTTCGGCGAGCTTGTCTGGAGGCTCTAGCAGGCGAGCGTAGCTACTCGTGCACCCTTGACCAAAGACCAGTCCTCCCCATTGGTCGTTCTCCTCAGCCGAGCGCACAGCTCCCAGAGGGGTGCGCAG
This portion of the Bubalus bubalis isolate 160015118507 breed Murrah chromosome 3, NDDB_SH_1, whole genome shotgun sequence genome encodes:
- the CACNG5 gene encoding voltage-dependent calcium channel gamma-5 subunit isoform X2; translation: MPTGLTGRMGACGRKALTLLSSVFAVCGLGLLGIAVSTDYWLYLEEGVVLAQNQSTETRMSLHSGLWRVCFLAGEEQGRCFTIEYVMPASAQLTSESTVSVLKMIRSATPFPLVSLFFMFIGFILSNIGHVRPHRTILAFVSGIFFILSGLSLVVGLVLYISSINDEMLNRTRDAETYFSYKYGWSFAFAAISFLLTESAGVMSVYLFMKRYTAEDLYRPHPGFYRPRLSNCSDYSGQFLHPDAWARGRSPSDLSSDASLQMNSSYPALLKCPDYDQMSTSPC
- the CACNG5 gene encoding voltage-dependent calcium channel gamma-5 subunit isoform X1 yields the protein MPTGLTGRMGACGRKALTLLSSVFAVCGLGLLGIAVSTDYWLYLEEGVVLAQNQSTETRMSLHSGLWRVCFLAGEEQGRCFTIEYVMPASAQLTSESTVSVLTRLTPWPWPHQSRLGPQMKLRCSSEANPRVSTDPTEMIRSATPFPLVSLFFMFIGFILSNIGHVRPHRTILAFVSGIFFILSGLSLVVGLVLYISSINDEMLNRTRDAETYFSYKYGWSFAFAAISFLLTESAGVMSVYLFMKRYTAEDLYRPHPGFYRPRLSNCSDYSGQFLHPDAWARGRSPSDLSSDASLQMNSSYPALLKCPDYDQMSTSPC